In a genomic window of Anoxybacter fermentans:
- a CDS encoding LpxI family protein has product MRRIGLIAGYGMLPVLWARNAQKKGVQVVTIGITPETKEDELKKYSHCYYQISIGELNQIIETLKKEKIENAIMLGKVQKVQLYQGLKMDERLLNLLKNLKEKNDDAILLALVEELANEGIQFLKQTTYMEEFIAREGNLTPELNLSPDLLNDMQFGFKMAKEIGRLDIGQTVVVKDGAVIAVEAIEGTDRAILRSGELARGAVVAKVSKPRQDFRFDIPTIGLTTMKNLVAVGARGLVVEADRTFFIQQKEVLELANENGIAVVAMR; this is encoded by the coding sequence ATGAGACGGATTGGATTGATTGCTGGTTACGGGATGCTGCCTGTTCTCTGGGCTAGGAATGCTCAAAAAAAAGGAGTTCAGGTAGTAACCATTGGTATTACGCCGGAAACGAAAGAAGATGAGCTGAAAAAATATTCCCATTGCTATTATCAAATAAGTATAGGAGAACTCAATCAGATTATTGAAACTTTAAAAAAAGAAAAGATTGAAAATGCAATAATGTTGGGTAAAGTTCAGAAAGTGCAGCTTTATCAAGGTCTGAAGATGGATGAACGTCTTTTGAATCTACTTAAGAATTTAAAAGAAAAGAATGATGACGCTATTTTGTTGGCTTTAGTAGAAGAACTTGCTAATGAAGGAATTCAGTTTCTTAAACAGACCACTTATATGGAGGAATTTATTGCCCGTGAAGGTAATCTTACTCCTGAATTGAATTTAAGTCCAGATCTTCTTAATGATATGCAATTTGGTTTTAAGATGGCCAAGGAGATTGGACGTTTAGATATTGGTCAAACGGTAGTGGTCAAGGATGGAGCAGTGATTGCTGTAGAAGCTATTGAGGGAACAGATCGGGCTATATTAAGAAGTGGTGAGTTGGCCCGGGGAGCTGTAGTAGCCAAAGTCAGCAAACCCAGGCAGGATTTCCGCTTTGATATTCCAACCATTGGATTGACCACTATGAAGAATCTGGTTGCTGTTGGTGCAAGGGGATTAGTAGTTGAAGCAGACCGAACTTTCTTTATCCAGCAAAAGGAAGTTCTTGAATTGGCTAATGAAAATGGGATTGCCGTTGTGGCAATGAGGTGA
- a CDS encoding methyl-accepting chemotaxis protein, translating into MKKLRKIIGAKSIKTTLVFMFVAVILISMSILGFATYRVSKKAFSNLGETALKNKINMGIAFMEALEKQVQEGKITREEAQEIFKSKMLNPKKEDGKTRGQNDKLELNIGAYMYAINSQGVEMMHPYKEGEDISKIVDPKGNNIVNLIIEEGKNPKNNGIIHFYWQNPGEKEMRPKTNAVAYFAPWDWFINVGAYDEDFYRPARKVLNIVLTISIINLIVGSALIIWFLNRKLNPLNELSEIMQEVANGNLNIDIDITSSDEIGKIQESFKKLVLSQKEIVGEIKENADNLSSQSESLSAASEEMSASLQELASTMQHVAEGSNSQAQDLTDIANAMKDVTSSIEYAYETLKNVSDETKNTASRADIGKKEIDKLEKSIEDIRKAFEIVVERVEMLTNSVKEIGGITEIISAISEQTNLLALNAAIEAARAGEHGRGFAVVAEEIRKLAEESKQSTEKIAHLVSSTAKDTDEVIRTSNDVKSLVNEQVDILSKTLKSFDDILESIEKIAPYMEETYKAMQGIVDKKDIVIEKVESASAVAEENSAATEEVAASSEELTASSEEVASTAQNLSSVAEGLMKTVSKFSI; encoded by the coding sequence ATGAAAAAACTAAGAAAAATAATAGGTGCAAAAAGTATTAAAACAACATTAGTTTTCATGTTCGTTGCAGTAATTTTAATTAGTATGTCTATTTTAGGTTTTGCTACTTACAGAGTATCTAAAAAAGCATTTTCAAATTTAGGAGAAACAGCATTAAAAAATAAAATAAACATGGGTATTGCTTTCATGGAAGCATTAGAAAAACAAGTCCAAGAGGGAAAAATAACAAGAGAAGAAGCACAAGAAATATTTAAATCTAAGATGTTAAACCCTAAAAAGGAAGACGGAAAAACTAGAGGTCAAAATGATAAATTAGAATTAAATATAGGGGCTTATATGTATGCTATAAATAGCCAAGGAGTAGAAATGATGCATCCATATAAAGAAGGAGAAGATATATCTAAAATAGTTGATCCAAAAGGCAACAATATAGTTAATCTTATAATTGAAGAAGGTAAAAATCCTAAAAATAATGGTATTATACATTTTTATTGGCAAAATCCCGGTGAGAAAGAGATGCGTCCAAAAACTAATGCTGTTGCTTATTTTGCCCCTTGGGATTGGTTTATAAATGTTGGTGCTTATGATGAAGACTTTTATAGACCAGCAAGAAAAGTTCTTAATATCGTACTTACAATATCAATAATAAATCTAATAGTTGGTTCTGCACTTATTATATGGTTCCTTAATAGAAAACTTAATCCACTTAACGAATTGTCAGAAATTATGCAAGAAGTTGCAAATGGTAATCTAAATATAGACATAGATATTACATCAAGTGATGAAATAGGAAAAATACAAGAAAGCTTTAAAAAATTGGTTTTATCACAAAAGGAAATTGTTGGTGAAATCAAAGAAAATGCAGACAATTTATCATCACAATCAGAAAGTCTTTCTGCTGCATCAGAAGAAATGTCGGCATCTTTACAGGAATTGGCATCAACTATGCAGCATGTAGCAGAAGGATCAAATAGTCAGGCACAAGATTTAACAGATATAGCCAATGCAATGAAAGATGTAACAAGTAGCATTGAATATGCATATGAAACTTTAAAAAATGTATCAGATGAAACCAAAAACACTGCATCTAGAGCTGATATAGGCAAAAAAGAAATAGACAAACTGGAAAAATCTATAGAAGATATAAGAAAAGCCTTTGAAATAGTAGTTGAAAGAGTAGAAATGCTAACAAATTCTGTAAAAGAAATAGGTGGTATAACAGAAATTATATCAGCCATATCAGAACAAACTAACCTTCTTGCACTGAATGCAGCCATCGAGGCAGCAAGGGCAGGAGAACATGGTAGGGGCTTTGCAGTAGTAGCAGAAGAAATAAGAAAACTTGCTGAAGAATCAAAGCAGTCTACGGAAAAAATTGCACATTTGGTATCATCTACTGCAAAAGATACAGATGAAGTCATCCGTACATCAAATGATGTCAAAAGTCTTGTAAATGAACAAGTAGATATTTTAAGCAAAACATTAAAATCCTTTGATGACATATTAGAATCTATAGAAAAAATCGCTCCTTACATGGAAGAAACATATAAGGCTATGCAAGGAATTGTAGATAAAAAAGATATTGTAATAGAAAAAGTAGAAAGTGCAAGTGCTGTAGCAGAAGAAAATTCAGCAGCCACAGAAGAAGTAGCAGCATCTTCCGAGGAACTTACTGCATCATCAGAAGAGGTGGCATCCACAGCTCAAAACTTAAGTTCAGTAGCAGAAGGCTTAATGAAAACTGTAAGTAAATTTAGTATTTAA
- the lpxC gene encoding UDP-3-O-acyl-N-acetylglucosamine deacetylase, with protein MDWTDLQQTIAKTVTYTGIGLHTGEDVKMTCLPAPEDTGICFRRVDLPQKPMIKVSPMNIVSTKRCTSIGSIEENWYIHTIEHLMAAISMTGIDNLIVELDAGEPPVTDGSAVVFMDLFKEAGLIKQSKKRRVIKITEPIFVRDNDATLVALPYDGLRISYTLSYNHPVIGTQYVDYEINSEVFLKEIAPARTFGFCPGG; from the coding sequence GTGGACTGGACGGATTTGCAGCAGACTATTGCAAAAACAGTTACCTATACAGGGATTGGGTTACACACTGGAGAGGATGTAAAAATGACCTGCTTGCCTGCACCTGAGGATACAGGGATCTGTTTTCGAAGGGTAGATTTACCTCAAAAACCTATGATTAAGGTTTCACCTATGAATATTGTTTCTACTAAACGGTGTACTTCAATCGGTTCTATAGAAGAAAATTGGTATATTCATACTATCGAACATTTAATGGCTGCGATATCTATGACCGGTATAGATAATTTAATTGTTGAACTGGATGCAGGAGAACCTCCTGTTACTGATGGAAGTGCTGTTGTTTTTATGGATTTATTTAAAGAAGCTGGACTTATAAAACAGTCCAAAAAAAGACGAGTGATTAAGATTACAGAACCTATCTTTGTCAGAGACAATGATGCCACTCTTGTAGCTTTACCTTATGATGGGTTACGGATTAGTTACACATTATCATATAATCACCCGGTTATTGGAACCCAATATGTTGATTATGAGATCAACAGTGAAGTATTTTTAAAGGAGATTGCTCCAGCCAGAACCTTTGGGTTTTGCCCGGGAGGTTGA
- a CDS encoding UDP-3-O-acyl-N-acetylglucosamine deacetylase, which produces MLHKRGLALGGSLDNAVLIDDEDTVNPLRFKDEFVRHKVLDLIGDLAVNGRVYGHFIGIKSGHSLNAELSKKIFLQQEAGRC; this is translated from the coding sequence ATGCTTCATAAAAGAGGTCTTGCCCTTGGTGGAAGTTTAGATAATGCTGTTTTAATTGATGATGAGGACACAGTTAATCCATTACGCTTTAAAGATGAGTTTGTCAGGCACAAGGTTTTAGATTTAATTGGTGACCTGGCAGTAAATGGGCGGGTTTATGGGCACTTTATCGGTATTAAATCAGGTCATAGTTTAAATGCAGAGCTTTCTAAAAAAATATTTTTGCAACAGGAGGCAGGCAGATGTTAA
- the lpxA gene encoding acyl-ACP--UDP-N-acetylglucosamine O-acyltransferase — MKKVKPKDNVVHMAKIHETAIVHPGAKIGKNVEIGPYSIIGPNVEIGDNTKIGPHVVIDGWTKIGCNNKIFFGASIGLEPQDLKFHGEKSYLFIGDNNTIREYVTINRGTENGGGETRIGNNNLIMAYCHVAHDCQLGNHIIMSNAANLAGHVIVEDHAVIAGLAGIHQFVRIGKMAMVGAHTKVVKDVPPYIIVDGHPARVAGINVVGLRRNGISPELRQEIKRAYKILYRSDLNISQAIERMDQELETSPEIEHFLRFLRNATRGIVR, encoded by the coding sequence ATGAAAAAAGTAAAACCGAAAGATAATGTTGTTCATATGGCCAAAATACATGAAACAGCAATAGTACATCCCGGGGCCAAGATAGGAAAAAATGTGGAGATTGGCCCTTATAGCATTATTGGGCCGAATGTAGAAATTGGTGATAATACAAAGATTGGGCCTCATGTTGTAATTGATGGATGGACCAAAATAGGTTGTAATAATAAAATTTTCTTTGGTGCATCCATTGGATTGGAACCACAGGATTTAAAGTTTCATGGTGAAAAATCCTATTTATTTATTGGGGATAATAATACCATTCGGGAATATGTAACCATTAATCGTGGTACTGAAAACGGTGGAGGGGAGACCCGGATTGGTAATAATAATCTTATCATGGCCTATTGTCATGTTGCCCATGATTGCCAGTTGGGTAATCATATAATTATGTCCAATGCAGCCAATTTAGCAGGTCATGTAATTGTGGAAGATCATGCTGTAATTGCCGGTTTAGCGGGGATTCATCAGTTTGTGCGCATTGGTAAAATGGCTATGGTCGGGGCCCATACTAAAGTTGTTAAAGATGTACCACCTTATATTATTGTCGATGGTCATCCTGCCCGTGTAGCAGGTATTAATGTAGTTGGTTTGCGTCGTAATGGTATCTCTCCTGAGTTAAGACAGGAGATTAAGCGAGCTTACAAAATTTTATACCGTTCAGATTTGAATATTTCTCAGGCTATTGAAAGGATGGATCAGGAATTAGAGACCAGTCCTGAGATTGAACATTTCTTAAGATTTTTACGGAATGCAACCCGTGGTATAGTTCGTTAG
- a CDS encoding IS3 family transposase, translating into MVARDGFPYGYRKLTVCLQENYDLQINHKKVYKLCKELNILKQKHPLRLAKREKIYSTDQLWKEKDMKISEIWLQQNFMKHLKVILQKKL; encoded by the coding sequence TTGGTTGCTAGAGATGGGTTTCCTTATGGATATCGTAAACTGACGGTATGTCTTCAGGAAAACTATGATCTTCAAATTAATCATAAAAAGGTTTATAAGCTTTGCAAAGAGTTGAATATCTTAAAACAAAAGCATCCTCTTCGGTTAGCAAAAAGAGAAAAGATATATTCAACAGATCAACTATGGAAAGAAAAAGACATGAAAATATCCGAAATATGGCTCCAGCAAAATTTTATGAAGCATTTAAAAGTAATTCTGCAAAAAAAACTTTGA
- a CDS encoding glycosyltransferase has product MIKASVIIPTYNRKAILEKTLKAITDQSVPNEIYEVIVIDDGSTDGTKEMVKKFNHRIRYIYQENKGRAAARNHGIRIARGEIIIFIDSDIVVNHTFVEAHLQKHQKHEKAIVNGLVINTSNFEDPRSEKRKLTDYSRASFATGNSSVRKKYLLKAGLFDEEFNQYGWEDLELGHRLLALGLIKIKANDAIGYHYNPPVSLDHLPHMLKKEWERGKMAVLFFHKNPTLRTRLTTLYAPPFFYLERLINLGGWPDWQMTEKIMEWLKKSGRKNLFKFLAQFKLIHAYFKGMREGQREFQK; this is encoded by the coding sequence ATGATTAAGGCCAGTGTTATAATCCCAACTTATAACCGAAAAGCTATTTTAGAAAAAACCCTAAAAGCTATAACTGATCAATCTGTACCCAATGAAATTTATGAAGTTATAGTCATTGATGATGGTTCAACCGATGGTACTAAGGAGATGGTAAAAAAATTTAATCACCGGATAAGATATATTTATCAGGAAAATAAGGGCAGAGCTGCTGCCCGCAATCACGGAATTCGAATAGCCAGAGGTGAAATTATAATCTTTATTGATAGTGATATCGTAGTTAACCATACTTTTGTCGAAGCTCATTTACAGAAACATCAAAAACATGAAAAGGCTATCGTCAATGGTTTAGTGATCAATACTTCTAATTTTGAAGATCCCCGCAGTGAGAAAAGGAAACTTACTGATTATTCCCGGGCCTCATTTGCCACAGGTAATTCTTCTGTAAGAAAAAAATACCTTCTAAAAGCAGGACTCTTTGATGAGGAGTTCAACCAGTATGGTTGGGAAGATTTAGAGTTAGGCCATCGCCTTTTAGCATTAGGATTGATTAAAATTAAGGCCAACGATGCCATCGGCTATCACTATAATCCGCCTGTATCATTAGACCATTTACCCCATATGCTAAAAAAAGAATGGGAACGGGGTAAGATGGCAGTTCTCTTTTTTCATAAAAACCCAACCCTGCGCACCAGATTGACAACCCTTTATGCCCCACCATTTTTCTACTTAGAACGTTTGATAAATTTAGGCGGGTGGCCTGACTGGCAAATGACTGAAAAAATTATGGAATGGCTTAAAAAGTCCGGACGAAAAAATTTATTTAAATTCCTGGCCCAATTCAAATTGATCCATGCTTATTTTAAAGGCATGAGGGAAGGTCAGCGCGAATTTCAGAAATAA
- a CDS encoding ABC transporter ATP-binding protein, which yields MNLYRRFFRYFESLKLKLFLGMLCLVLVSVANLIIPKLLENFIDLLTNSNVRDLNSLNLVVIGFLVLYFFKGIFHYGQVYLLAYVGQRVVLKLRMELYKHLQYLSLAFHQKMRVGELISRVTNDIQVVENSVTLALPGLIGQPIIVIGAVIMAFVIHWKLAAFTMTIIPFIAIAISKFGAKMRKTSGKIQSHMSDITTIVQENFSSIRIVKAFSREEDEIERFNDALCKNFSAGMKAVQIMATMTPVIELISAVGIVTIFWYGSREVIRGNLTTGQLVGFMTYMAILVTPLKLISRDLSLVHRALGALERIFEILDVKEFIREKENAVELPPIKGYVKFHHVSLRYQAEEEEVLKDICLEVKPGQVVAFVGESGAGKTSLVNLIPRFYDPTSGKITIDGYDIRDVTIDSLRQQIAIVPQETILFKGTIAYNIAYGKPDASMEEIVMAAKRANAHDFITKFSKGYETMVGERGQSLSGGQRQRIAIARAILADPRILILDEATSALDTASELLVQEALQEVMANRTTFVIAHRLSTIVNADLIVVLDKGRIVEMGTHKELLEKKGYYYRLYKAQQKNKGGI from the coding sequence GTGAATTTATATCGCCGCTTTTTTCGCTATTTTGAATCTTTGAAACTGAAATTGTTTCTTGGAATGTTGTGTCTTGTGCTGGTTTCGGTTGCTAATCTTATTATTCCAAAACTTCTAGAAAACTTTATTGATTTACTTACCAATTCTAATGTTAGAGATTTAAATTCTCTGAATCTGGTGGTAATAGGTTTTCTTGTCTTATATTTTTTTAAAGGTATTTTTCATTATGGTCAGGTATATCTTCTGGCTTATGTTGGACAAAGGGTGGTTTTAAAGCTAAGAATGGAACTTTATAAGCATTTACAGTATCTTTCCCTTGCTTTTCATCAAAAGATGCGGGTTGGGGAATTAATTTCTAGAGTCACCAATGATATTCAGGTGGTAGAAAATAGTGTGACTCTGGCTTTACCCGGCCTTATCGGACAACCCATTATAGTAATTGGAGCAGTTATAATGGCTTTTGTAATCCATTGGAAGCTTGCTGCCTTTACTATGACTATAATTCCTTTTATAGCTATTGCCATCAGTAAATTTGGAGCCAAAATGCGGAAAACCAGCGGCAAGATCCAATCTCATATGTCAGATATTACTACTATAGTACAGGAAAATTTTTCTTCAATCCGGATTGTTAAAGCATTTTCTAGAGAAGAGGATGAAATTGAGCGTTTTAACGATGCTTTATGTAAAAATTTTTCTGCTGGGATGAAGGCAGTACAGATAATGGCAACTATGACCCCTGTTATTGAGTTAATATCTGCTGTTGGTATTGTAACAATTTTCTGGTATGGTAGTCGGGAAGTAATTCGTGGCAACTTAACTACCGGTCAATTGGTAGGATTTATGACATATATGGCTATTTTGGTTACTCCATTAAAGCTAATTAGCCGAGATTTGAGTCTGGTTCATAGGGCCTTAGGTGCATTAGAGAGGATTTTTGAAATTCTGGATGTGAAAGAGTTTATTAGAGAAAAAGAGAATGCAGTTGAGCTGCCGCCTATCAAGGGGTATGTGAAATTTCACCATGTTTCCCTACGTTATCAGGCTGAAGAGGAGGAGGTTTTAAAGGATATTTGTTTAGAGGTTAAACCTGGTCAGGTAGTTGCTTTTGTTGGTGAAAGTGGAGCAGGTAAGACATCTTTAGTAAATCTAATCCCGAGATTCTATGATCCTACTTCCGGTAAAATCACCATTGATGGTTATGATATACGGGATGTCACAATTGATTCTTTACGGCAGCAGATTGCTATAGTTCCCCAGGAAACTATCCTTTTTAAAGGAACTATTGCCTATAATATCGCATATGGCAAACCGGATGCCAGTATGGAAGAGATTGTTATGGCAGCAAAACGCGCCAATGCCCATGATTTTATAACCAAATTTAGCAAAGGATATGAGACAATGGTGGGTGAAAGAGGCCAATCTTTATCGGGTGGTCAAAGACAGCGGATTGCCATTGCGAGAGCAATTCTGGCTGATCCTAGAATATTGATTCTCGATGAAGCTACTTCTGCTCTAGATACAGCCTCAGAGTTGTTGGTTCAGGAAGCTTTACAGGAGGTAATGGCCAATAGGACTACTTTTGTAATTGCTCATCGGTTGTCAACTATTGTTAATGCTGATCTTATTGTAGTGTTAGATAAAGGTCGGATTGTGGAAATGGGAACCCATAAAGAATTGCTTGAGAAAAAAGGTTATTATTATCGACTTTATAAGGCCCAGCAAAAAAATAAAGGGGGCATTTAA
- a CDS encoding amino acid ABC transporter ATP-binding protein, with amino-acid sequence MLKVINLKKSYGSHQVLKGINLTVNTGETVVIMGPSGCGKSTLIRCINRLTEPDSGEIIYKGIPVHQLNEKELLKLRKDIGFVFQNFNLINRLTVLQNVMLGLIKWGLKPKEAEERAIRVLEQVELKNFIHSKPAELSGGQQQRVAIARALALDPDLMLLDEPTASLDPILVGEVLKVMEELTRQKDKSLLIVTHEVAFARRVANRIVLMDQGVIVEEGSPETIFKAPKSWVGRRYKEMIEYQ; translated from the coding sequence ATGTTAAAGGTCATTAATTTAAAAAAATCATATGGTTCACACCAGGTTTTAAAGGGGATTAATCTTACTGTTAATACCGGTGAAACTGTAGTTATTATGGGACCGAGCGGATGCGGGAAGTCTACTCTTATCCGCTGTATAAATCGTTTAACTGAACCGGATTCAGGAGAGATTATTTATAAAGGAATTCCTGTCCATCAGCTAAATGAAAAAGAACTTCTAAAGCTAAGAAAGGATATTGGTTTCGTTTTTCAAAACTTTAATCTAATTAATCGACTTACAGTTCTCCAAAATGTAATGTTGGGGCTTATAAAATGGGGTTTAAAACCAAAAGAAGCTGAAGAGAGGGCAATCCGGGTTTTAGAACAGGTTGAGTTAAAGAATTTTATTCATTCTAAACCGGCGGAATTAAGTGGCGGCCAGCAGCAGCGGGTAGCTATTGCCCGTGCTCTGGCCTTAGACCCGGATCTTATGCTCTTAGATGAACCGACAGCGTCCCTTGACCCGATTCTGGTCGGGGAAGTGTTGAAAGTTATGGAAGAGTTGACCAGACAAAAAGATAAGTCACTTTTGATTGTGACCCATGAAGTAGCTTTTGCCCGCCGGGTTGCCAATAGAATTGTTCTCATGGACCAGGGCGTTATTGTAGAAGAAGGCAGTCCTGAAACAATTTTTAAAGCCCCTAAATCCTGGGTGGGACGGCGCTATAAAGAGATGATTGAATATCAATAA
- the fabZ gene encoding 3-hydroxyacyl-ACP dehydratase FabZ: protein MLKIKEIMDLLPHRYPFILVDRILELEEGVRVVGIKNVTINEAFFQGHYPDHPVMPGVLIVEAMAQVSGFMLLDKHKSSRQLPYFTGIDKVKFRKPVVPGDQLRIESEMLKLRRNIAKVYCRALVDGEIVAEGELMFTVVEEAIV, encoded by the coding sequence ATGTTAAAGATAAAAGAAATTATGGATTTACTTCCTCACCGTTATCCATTTATTTTGGTGGACCGGATATTGGAGTTGGAAGAGGGTGTTCGAGTAGTAGGTATCAAAAATGTGACTATTAATGAAGCTTTTTTCCAGGGACATTATCCAGATCATCCAGTGATGCCTGGTGTATTAATTGTAGAAGCTATGGCACAGGTCAGCGGTTTTATGCTTTTAGACAAACATAAATCCTCTCGCCAGCTCCCTTATTTCACAGGAATTGATAAGGTGAAATTTCGCAAACCTGTTGTACCGGGCGACCAACTTCGTATCGAGTCTGAAATGCTTAAATTGAGACGGAATATTGCCAAAGTTTATTGTCGTGCCCTGGTTGATGGAGAAATAGTTGCAGAGGGTGAATTAATGTTTACTGTTGTAGAAGAAGCAATAGTTTAA
- the lpxB gene encoding lipid-A-disaccharide synthase, translating to MFKIMVVAGEVSGDMQAARVIRVLKKKRSDLSFIGMGGKEMLKEGVKILFDPTQLSTIGFVEALKHLRKFYQLLDMLSRVIDEEKPDLLFLVDYSGFNMKMAKIGQKKGVPVVNYFSPSAWVWGEWRAYKMAKWGAKIAAVFPMEVDVYKKAGADVTFVGHPLLDFVSPTMSSEEFRNFLGLKETDPIIGLLPGSRKGEILSLLPPMIEAARLIHKRMPQIRFVLPLASPVFKDLVTSIIKDAANELPLYLTIGHAYEVMDNAELILCASGTATLEAACLKVPMIIAYKTSLSTYFLGKLLAKVKFVGLPNIIAGKEIVPEFLQRNVTGENLARAAFEILENRAKKEEIEDELAKVRTALGAKGAVERVADLILRTLEENTAGEK from the coding sequence ATGTTTAAAATTATGGTTGTTGCTGGTGAAGTTTCCGGCGATATGCAGGCAGCCCGGGTAATTCGTGTTCTTAAAAAGAAAAGGTCAGATTTGTCATTTATAGGGATGGGGGGAAAAGAGATGCTAAAAGAGGGAGTTAAAATTCTCTTTGACCCCACCCAGCTTAGTACTATTGGCTTTGTTGAGGCTTTAAAACATTTGCGTAAATTTTATCAGCTATTGGACATGTTAAGCCGAGTAATTGATGAAGAGAAGCCAGATCTTCTTTTTTTAGTAGATTACTCGGGCTTTAATATGAAAATGGCAAAGATAGGACAGAAAAAGGGTGTGCCGGTGGTCAATTATTTTAGTCCTTCAGCATGGGTCTGGGGCGAATGGCGTGCTTATAAGATGGCAAAATGGGGGGCAAAAATTGCCGCTGTTTTTCCTATGGAAGTAGATGTCTATAAAAAGGCAGGTGCTGATGTTACTTTTGTAGGACATCCACTGTTGGATTTTGTATCACCTACGATGTCTTCAGAGGAATTCCGTAATTTCTTAGGTTTAAAAGAGACTGATCCTATTATTGGTTTACTGCCCGGGAGTCGTAAAGGTGAGATTTTATCTTTACTGCCGCCAATGATTGAAGCAGCACGGCTAATCCATAAAAGGATGCCGCAAATTCGTTTTGTGTTACCTTTGGCTTCACCTGTCTTTAAGGATCTGGTTACTTCCATCATAAAAGATGCGGCTAATGAACTTCCATTATATTTGACTATCGGTCATGCCTATGAAGTGATGGATAATGCAGAACTGATTTTATGTGCATCGGGAACTGCAACTTTAGAAGCAGCCTGTCTTAAAGTTCCCATGATTATTGCATATAAGACTTCATTGAGCACGTATTTTTTGGGTAAACTATTGGCGAAAGTTAAGTTTGTTGGTTTGCCCAATATAATTGCAGGAAAAGAGATAGTTCCTGAATTTCTGCAGAGGAATGTTACTGGGGAGAATCTGGCCCGGGCTGCCTTTGAGATATTAGAGAATCGGGCAAAAAAAGAAGAGATAGAGGATGAGTTGGCTAAAGTTCGTACAGCTTTAGGGGCCAAAGGAGCAGTTGAACGGGTAGCTGATCTGATTTTAAGGACATTAGAGGAAAACACCGCTGGAGAAAAGTAA